A region from the Dendropsophus ebraccatus isolate aDenEbr1 chromosome 1, aDenEbr1.pat, whole genome shotgun sequence genome encodes:
- the LOC138770712 gene encoding C-type natriuretic peptide-like — MNKISAITVVTLLMVGVQSRPSPQLKQLKSLVDLLSQDLSSSEELMLLDSMDELGVPPSGPRPRDTLLTPDSAQMPPNRAWLRLFSDFMSNQKKFRGRTKKSGTGRGCFGMKLERIGSMSGLGC, encoded by the exons ATGAACAAAATCTCAGCGATCACGGTGGTGACCCTACTGATGGTGGGCGTCCAGAGCCGACCGTCCCCCCAGCTCAAGCAACTCAAG TCTCTAGTTGACCTCCtgtcccaggacctctcctcctcAGAAGAGCTGATGCTCCTGGACAGCATGGATGAATTGGGGGTGCCGCCCTCTGGACCTCGCCCCAGGGACACTCTACTTACCCCAGATTCAGCCCAGATGCCCCCCAATCGTGCATGGCTTCGTCTCTTTAGTGACTTCATGAGCAACCAAAAAAAATTTCGAGGACGAACAAAGAAATCTGGGACAGGTCGTGGATGTTTTGGGATGAAATTGGAGCGGATTGGGAGCATGAGTGGTTTAGGATGCTGA